The DNA segment GTTAAGAAAATTGATGGTTACCCACCATTCTGTAAGTCTGTAACTAAGTGCGATGGTTTGACTTTGTTAAAGTCAAAATTCTGTAATGGTGTCTATTTACTCAAACATATAATCATTTTGTTATAACATAATTATCTTAGCGTAATAATCTTTTTGATAAGATGATATATAAATACCTAGTAACTGTTGGATTGATAAAGAAATACTTTTAAGTCGACATTACTAGTGAAAGAATCCGTCACAGAGTCGAAAATACACAAACTCATGAATAATACGAACAGAAAAATTCAGAAAAATTACACCAAAAAACACATACATACATTGCATAAATGTGCAGGGATTCACGGGCATTTATACCCTACAGGTTTGACAGTTAATTAACCGTCATTGACTTCAAACGGAGGGTACCCGTTATCTCGACAGTCAGGTCTAATAACTACCATCCTAGCCCGTTTTGTTTGTTTGACTTATACGTTTGACCTCTACTAATACATTTAACTATCGTTATTTTAACACAATTCTGACTTCTACATCCTCATGCTGACATAATAGAAATATTTAATATACGTCTAGCACCATTTGATGCTGACAAGATCACCAATTCACCATTCTGTAACTATGTGCGATGGTTTGACTTTaagaaagtcaaacttttgcATTTTTCTTGTGCTTTCTTATAACACGAATTTCATAACTTTTTAGAGACATTTGAGGTGTTTGTTGCAACAAAAGCAATTTGTAAAGTTAACTGTATAAATATCTAACTACTCAATATATTATCAATTTGTTATAACTCAGTTAGCTTTGTGTGATAGTCTTTTTATTAAAACCCCTTATAAATGTTGGATTCCTAAAGAATACTTTTGAGTAGAAATTACTAGTTCCTTATCATAAGATACACTATTGTGGGTTAATCTTAAACGTGAGATCTTTTGTTTCTTTGCAGTCATCTTTGACAAAACAACCTCCAATGGCGTCGTCTTCTTCAACATCATCCATTAAGAAGAGCTATCAGTATGATGTGTTTTTGAGTTTCCGTGGTGAAGACACGCGTAAGAACTTTGTGGATCACCTTTATGAGGCTCTTCACCGACACGGTATTCACACTTTCAAGGACGATGAGAGACTCAAACAAGGAAAAAACATCAATGACCAGCTTTTTAAGTCTATTGAAGACTCAAAGTTGTTTATCATAGTTTTCTCAAAGAAATATGCATCTTCGTCTTGGTGCTTAAATGAACTTGTAAAGATTATGAAGTGCCAAAAGTTGAATGAGCAAATTGCTTATCCTGTTTTCTACGATGTGGATCCCTCTGAAGTTCGCAAACAACGTGGACCAGTTGGAGAAGCACTTGACAAACATGCCAATAAAGAGATCGGGGAATGGAGAGAAGCTTTGACAAAAGCAGCCAATTTGTCTGGGTGGGATTTGAGGAACACTACAGATGGGTAATTCCTTTCATCATTTCTCCGGAAATATTTATTCTTTTTTAGTTTCTTTCTTATTTTGAGGAAAGCTCGGGCATTGTTATTATCTATACATTATTATGTCTTACACTTTTGTATATTGACCTGGAATATAACTTTTTTTGTGTGGGTTCTTGAATTAGCTATCTGAATCTTATATAATTCACAGGCATGAAGCCAAAGTTATCAAGTTAGTAATTGAGCGGATTTCACTTGAGTTACGATCCATTAATGTGAACCTTGATGATAAATTAGTAGGCATGGAACCCCGGCTACAGGACTTTGAGAAGTCTTTAGATGTCACGTCGAACGAGGTTCGCATGATAGGGATCAAGGGGATGGGAGGTGCTGGTAAGACTACACTAGCTAGAGCTGTGTTTGATAGAATATCCATTCACTTTGAAGCTACAAGCTTTGTTGAGAATGTCAGGGAGGTTTCAAAAGTGCCGGTGTCCGGTCTATTGTCATTGCAAAGAAAGATCCTTTCAGATTTGCTGAATGACCAAGGCGACAACGTAGGTAGTGTCCATGACGGGAAAAACATGTTGAAAACAAGGTTGCGCGCTAGTAAGGTTCTAGTGGTTTTAGATGATGTGGATCATCAAGAGCAGCTTGAGGCATTAGCTGGTGATCTTAATTGGTTCAAGCCTGGAAGTAGAATTATCATAACAACAAGAGACGAGCAAGTGTTGATAGCACATAGAGTGGAACGGATTTGTGATGTCAGTCTATTATCACATGAGGAAGCGATTGGCCTCTTCAGTAGGCACACGTTTGGGAAAGATCTTCCAATTCAAGAGTATGAAAAGGAATCACAACAAGCTGTACAATATGCTGCTGGCCTTCCCTTGAcaatcaaagttttgggttcattTCTGTGTGGTAAAGACAAGCCTGAATGGGTGGATGCATTAGAAAGACTCAAAATAATACCATTGAAGGAGACTCTTGAAAAATTGGAGTTAAGCTATGCAAGTCTGGAGGATGACTGTAAGGAAATATTCCTAGATGTTGCATGCTTACTCAAGGGGTTGGAGAAAGACGAAGCAATAAGAATACTTGAAGGTTGTGGATATCATGCTAGAACTGGTTTAAAAGTTCTTGAGCAGAGATCTCTAATAACTTTTGAGCCTGATTTTTTTCGATTGAGGATGCATGATCATATTGAAGAAATGGCCAAGAATATTATACGTCGTTTGCACCCAGATGAGCCCAACAAACATAGCAGATTGTGGATTCAGGATGAAATTGAATATGTATTGGATAACAACTTGGTAAGAATTAGGTTTACTTGGTAAATAAATTAAAGATCTAACACACTTTTCTTTACTTATGACGTGAACTATTCTTGAAAAATAGGGATCTGAAGCGACAAGGTCTATAAGGCTAGAGTTCAATCCCGATATTGTTTTGGAAGGTCTTGGAAACATGAAGAAACTTAGATGCCTTATTGTAGATTATTACGATATGTATGGTGTTGAcctttttgttggtgcacttgtgtctgtactttgtctgtattcggtctgatataaacgatgtcctgatttgtattgtaagttgaccaagtcaaccatcctccggtttgacttggacaacagttgaaagatgttctgatcgaaggatagcctcgaaggatacacctgatccttcgaggtgatcgaaagatatggttcgaccatggttcgaccattagacctcgaaggatgatccttcgaggtccatgctgatctttcgtgtaacatgtggtcgacagatgatccttcggaccatctgtcgaatccttcgagcagacctgctgagctgggtatatatacccatgcatgtgttgagtgttacagagttctgccattttcacacacccgagagatagaagcttagagagcattctgcccagaactcactcacacacttagagagtttatagaacacttctgtaaacattgagcttgtaaccgaaccttcatttgcattaatacgactagtgttaatcggtgaatctttgtgtgtttgtttctctacttgctaataactcggtttgcttgctagcttggattccgcactcgctagtaggtttgtataacaaggtttaggttcgtaatcctccgcgaaaagggacctacaagtggtatcagagcctcgctctttaccttgtttaaaaccgggtttttacaagttgtggtgtgttgaaacacctggttttgcacctgtttttactaagtttcttgcattttctttgagtaaaaacgtgtctgaactaaccgggagtgttcaagtttgggttgggtaacataaaattggtttttagaaaactttgtgttttccggtggtattccggtgtgtttccggtgactgGCTTAAGGATAAGGTTATCCTTTTTGGGCAATCTTTcaaaagttggtgggaaagttgaTCTGACAtccccttttgccgaaagtttgaccttaccaacctgtcaccttttcaccaacctttcacatcaaagtcagttgtgtcagagcctctcgaaagatatctttcgacatcgaaagatcatccttcgatatctttcgatcaagAAGGGCTCGAAAGATTTATATCCTTCGACCCGTCCCTCGAAGTTCGAAATatatctttcgatcagggaatcttttcgaaagatagttgttttatctcgaaagataaggacctttcaagtgtgaatctttcgagattttgagtctttcgaagccagtgctcgaaagtcaacagtgatccttcgaacactgttgatcattcgaacaaagtgtgatccttcggaagttagctattcgaaagataagtgtccgaaagatagggatttgactcgaaagataaggatctttcaaaagggaatccttcgagttcttgaatctttcgatattattgttcaagactcaacagtaatctttcgagtactgttgatccttcgaacaatagttgatctttcgattgtggtcagtttattgttaacaagtttctgtgatctcAGATCTTGCaaccaggatccttcggctgtgtgatctttcgggtggCTATTATCCTTTGAGACATTgatatagttttcatttttctgATCAAAAATGAATCCAGCATGGGGTAATCCGTCAACTGCAGAGAGCAGTACGTTTTCTGCAAGATCCAGTGTGCCATGCAATTCTGATATGTATTTTGGAACTTCCAGTACTTCGTTTGCAAGACCCGTTTCACATGCTCCATTAAAAACGGAGTACGTCACAatcacagattgttttggcaatccaaaactagttcctgtaaagccagctcccaccacagacatgtatggaaatccattacccccagttgcCGTGCAACACCATTATTCTACTGTAGAATCGTCATTTCTTAATCCcaagaacagtagtcagacaaaaacggcgttgtatgctgaaattgtcaaagatgtcaGCAAGGGTGGATCCTCGGGgaatgatgacagttctgaacatgttAGAAGTTCAGgtgaagatgtttcaacttcagtggaaggtgatacaacttcaagttcaagtgaggatggatctgaatgtgaatcatcaagaGAGATTGttgattctgatgcagaaaggccaacacctgagagtaattccagtcaggtatgtgttgatgaaccaactgctgtagattgtgataattgtgctagattaaaggcaaacatgtctgagttgcaaggcaaacatgatgctttacaagctagtttgtttgacttgcaagacaaacatgtttcattgaatgccaagtggtgtgaattgcaaagcaaacacgaagctttgcaagagaaatatgatgtgacatttatccacaaccagaagttgaccgtggatctttcaaaatgcacagaagccaatatgttttatgaaaaccatgaaaaagaatttaagtcaatgattgagacgttaaagaaagataaaactgaattgactaaaatggtttccagaaaacaaacggaaattaatttgtatatctcacgtcttgagacaatgcaaaaagaaatggcttgtgtgaaaaccgaaagtgatgcgatccaacttaagctagatagttatttgagctctagctatgtgttggatcacatcattgacgttcagaaagaaaaacgggatgtcacatgcataggatataagaaatgtccaccacctgtgagacacaattatgatgcgatgcctgacgaggaggatagagtgttcttcgaacaatctgttcctcttgatgtgaaggagtttgcagcaggactcggataccagaaagaagtatcctcagattcaaatgtgtcagcagatacatctgtaactgctgaacagaaacaggatcctccagttgtgattgaggatgctgattcgtctgatgatgaatctgataatgctgtcccagcaaagtctgatgcggtagtcaaaaatgaggacatacctcttgagaatcacattctatgtgatccccctgcaaaacccgctaagactgttgcaatcgagtcctcgtctgaaaaagagtcggagggtgtgaacttgctgtacactctcgTTGATaatgataaaatctactctgacaaagattttcctattaaaaatgttaatcaatctttaataagtaaagtctttgaagattcgacaagtaagtttttgggaaagacaggaccacgtgttacagttacacagtgtcctccaatcccaagggctgaagttcgaaaacaatttggcaacaagaaattaccagcaatgccaaaacagcaaaatcacaccaagcccaaaggaaaggcaccggctcaagtccagaagaagccgaatcaaaagaagaagaaaaatgttaactttgtgaaatcgacgggaacagacaaaattgaaacgtttgaaaataaatctaacttagattttgtcaagaaagctactgttttgaaaagaaatgaacaaaacagttcacagcctagtacctcgggttcacaaagttcaacatcatcggctaagagaacacatgatgcttcggggattgttgaacgaagatattgttttgagtgtggaacaattggacatatcattcgaaattgtccatatcttcataagctgaaagcaaaggttgatgatccccgtgaacaaaatcatgccgcccaagagaatagtaaaggcaaacagggcgaaaacaagaaaaaggttcggaagataaacctcgtgaaatcaagagggactgataaaattgatacttccaaaaacaaatccaataaggattttgttaaacaaagtaaaattttgaaaagaaacagtcaaaacaactatacacaacacacaaacggttgtgatgtaggaccaagtacctcaagatcacgaagttcatcatccggctattgcagttatgatactccgaggtttgttgagcggagatcatgctttgaatgctgtgagtatgggcacatcattaagaattgtccatatctcaccaaaagaaagacaaaaattgatgccccccatggtaacaattaccataaaagatctgtttcaccaaaacaggaccctcgtcttgttaaacaacgagcaaagaaacagaaaaagaaacaaagaaaagaagttgaaaagttTTTAAAACCGGAGAttatccaaacaaaatctgttaaatcagatgttaaacatgaaaaacagaaagagatttggataccaaaaccggtaactgtttcagggggagctacatcaattccgaatcatcgggaaatggatgttacaattctcgatgatgacggacgacccaagtctgtgaaggcttgggtcccactctccaactaatctctgagtgagtgtgcaggaaattccaggaggaactattaatagtcttaggattgttgatagtggaatgtccttgcacaagataggcgacagcagaaattgttgcctttgatggagagagaggaaagaaaaagaaaatgtggctgaatgaagttgcaaaaattcgaccaaatgaagaacgtgccaatagttggtcattatggtttttgatcgggtccacaggaacgaatgaagtgaaatgtgtgtcgatgccttggcgtggattgaacatccgcacaccatttctgaatgAGAAAGTCAAAGGCCTTCGCTggtacaatgtggaagaccagccggacccggaggtttatgagcttattgctgtcaagagacttttcagtagttgcaaattcgaccttgaagtccacaccgggtggatatccagttgggagagtgcttagattccttgcaatgcacggaacagttgcaggctacgcctttaaattcttaatctctcctatacttgtcgatatttaagctactttgtgaattattattatctcgaacagcactctttggcctgacacgttgatctcaaatatcacctcacacgtgattgtttctttgtgaaactcgtcaatgttgtcatggtccgcaccgcttaccgacatgccaactcatttttcaaaaattggttaaatcttttctgataaaacttaattttggtaaacggcattaaggtcaagcacaagagaaaaccagcatcggaaaatcatttttgtaaataactttgtgttttaaatttatcttagtttgttgattttagggggagtaaatccaaaaatcggaaaatccaaaaacatcgaaaaattcaaaaacacaaaaaaaaaacaatagaaaaacaaaaatgagtttcctggcgagcaaaagagaaaatgatagtacatcagtggtctatccaaacctctttaaaccttaaatgcaaaacgataagcagctctatataagatgtatcggtaggctcacaatcattttaaagtgtgcagggtgatataaatcttaatcgactgaagatcaggtgggaaccattcattggcatatggtcttagtaccgaaatttcgtttgatagattgccgaggttctgagatattcggtctttatgctgcttatcatctgggtatcatggttgtatcttttaccgaaaaataacggggacgcaagtctagatcttccatgatactatacatacgtgtacatattgcatactgcattcgacctcaataagtgataaacaatcacatgtccaaatcaaataagtgataaaatatcacatttttccgggtgtcaagttcgtctctctgctgtacggaagtactgacctgttcacggacttgcacctgtgccctcatgcatacgaaaatcaagttcctcatcaataagtgattatatcacataggacttgttttcaaatcaaaataagtgagtatcacacaatttatacggtcaaacagatgataatcggtatactcactggtaagatgaactctcgtgcataccttgatacgggaatgtgtcgtgatgtggatgaacaccggtcggtaagtataaatcataccttaacgtatcccctcgccatgattacatctgataagttgagcttaagtggacaacaataccgataattgttataggatgcttatcttaatgttaactaactgaacaacaagagtgttttggcatgaccgtacactgatatgattctcttaccctcgaaactcgcaaaaagaatgtttgtatatatttatttatttactgtttaacttttattatttcttttaaacagtttcgtcgtttggtgcatatcagcatgacattagcggtgatgtcgtttgataacactcaaaggattttaaattgttgtcttttaatttcaaaaataccaaaaagattttaggcgtgttttaatataaactttataaaagccaaaaagattttatttctgctttattttcgatcgtacgatgttggagctcaagtcttcgttacctgaaacctgactgaaaaccgaactgactaaatcttcataaacggtcaaaatttgcagattttgaaagttagaatttaaaattgataaatttattaaactttcaaactgtcggacggtgtttgattttgacatggtcactcgtgtgtcatttgtttatactattccaagcagttgttctcattacgcgtttagatttcttgcatgtgcagattctaaaggctaggagaacatggtcgatgacaagccttggaatgaagacacgacgagaaggcgctcaaaagatgaagatgatcgagttgccgctggccatcatcaacaccacaaggatctcacttcataaagataaagtcttttcacgagcataactcaagggggagcttatgttaagggggagtttgtcaacacacttcctacatgatacgggtagtttgttgatacactctctactttcaagacgtgaagactttgaagaccctccgacattgaagacatgataggacatcagagtcttgaagacttgaagaccaaagaccgtcgaagttcaagacgagtctacacttttagaagaacaagacaaagattagagatcaaagacaaagctacagccaagggggagtttgttggtgcacttgtgtctgtactttgtctgtattcggtctgatataaacgatgtcctgatttgtattgtaagttgaccaagtcaaccatcctccggtttgacttggacaacagttgaaagatgttctgatcgaaggatagcctcgaaggatacacctgatccttcgaggtgatcgaaagatatggttcgaccatggttcgaccattagacctcgaaggatgatccttcgaggtccatgctgatctttcgtgtaacatgtggtcgacagatgatccttcggaccatctgtcgaatccttcgagcagacctgctgagctgggtatatatacccatgcatgtgttgagtgttacagagttctgccattttcacacacccgagagatagaagcttagagagcattctgcccagaactcactcacacacttagagagtttatagaacacttctgtaaacattgagcttgtaaccgaaccttcatttgcattaatacgactagtgttaatcggtgaatctttgtgtgtttgtttctctacttgctaataactcggtttgcttgctagcttggattccgcactcgctagtaggtttgtataacaaggtttaggttcgtaatcctccgcgaaaagggacctacacttTTGAAGATTAATGAAGTTAGTCAATACTTCCCAAATTCATTACGGTACTTGAAATGGCACTATTACCCTCATTGGTGTTTGCCTAAAACCTTTGAAGCAAATAATCTTGTTGAGCTTGACATGTCTCACAGCATAATCGAACAACTTTGGGTGGGGGGGAAGGTAGGATGATTGATTAAtaattttgatttatttattgATCAGTTATGAATTAGTTTATTACCTTCTTTTTTGGTGTGGCATTAGGTTCTTAAGAAGCTCAAATCCATTATACTATGCAACTCAAAATTGTGGAAACTTGACCTTGGTTTGACTCCAAATCTTGTGAGGTTAGATCTTTCATTTTGTACGAATTTGGTAGAACTTCATGTGCCCATTGGTTGTTTAAAAAGGCTTACGTACCTAAACCTCCGGCAATGTAACAAGTTGAAATCTGTTTCGTTTATCAAGGATTTGGAATCACTTGAGGTTCTTGATGTAAGTTACGTACATCTAAAGGAGTTCCAGGATATAATCCCGAGCCACTCCAACAGTAATCTGCAAGAGCTTGAATTTGGTAACAATGATATAGAAAACATACCTTCATCAATTAGAGATCTTCATAAGCTTGTTGATATATCATTCGATTGGTGTAGCAAACTTAAAAGCCTTCCAGGAAGCATTTGTAGTTTACAACATTTAAGATTTCTTTCCCTTGTATATTGTGGCATAGAGGAATTGCCTGAGGACATTGGGCG comes from the Helianthus annuus cultivar XRQ/B chromosome 4, HanXRQr2.0-SUNRISE, whole genome shotgun sequence genome and includes:
- the LOC110935775 gene encoding TMV resistance protein N, with the translated sequence MASSSSTSSIKKSYQYDVFLSFRGEDTRKNFVDHLYEALHRHGIHTFKDDERLKQGKNINDQLFKSIEDSKLFIIVFSKKYASSSWCLNELVKIMKCQKLNEQIAYPVFYDVDPSEVRKQRGPVGEALDKHANKEIGEWREALTKAANLSGWDLRNTTDGHEAKVIKLVIERISLELRSINVNLDDKLVGMEPRLQDFEKSLDVTSNEVRMIGIKGMGGAGKTTLARAVFDRISIHFEATSFVENVREVSKVPVSGLLSLQRKILSDLLNDQGDNVGSVHDGKNMLKTRLRASKVLVVLDDVDHQEQLEALAGDLNWFKPGSRIIITTRDEQVLIAHRVERICDVSLLSHEEAIGLFSRHTFGKDLPIQEYEKESQQAVQYAAGLPLTIKVLGSFLCGKDKPEWVDALERLKIIPLKETLEKLELSYASLEDDCKEIFLDVACLLKGLEKDEAIRILEGCGYHARTGLKVLEQRSLITFEPDFFRLRMHDHIEEMAKNIIRRLHPDEPNKHSRLWIQDEIEYVLDNNLGSEATRSIRLEFNPDIVLEGLGNMKKLRCLIVDYYDMYGVDLFVGALVSVLCLYSV